One stretch of Deinococcus sp. LM3 DNA includes these proteins:
- a CDS encoding SidA/IucD/PvdA family monooxygenase — protein sequence MTPHPSPKEIVIYDLIGIGLGPAQLSFLIACAEQSELAGWKMLHLERGASFSWHAGMRTAYSMIQMSYLKDLVTLRNPQSAFTYISFLHDQGRLQQAANLNDYTPSRFEYAQYLSWVLNKLAPNVRYSAEVTNLDKVCLPEHGEVLQVTYQDPQGRRSIEYTRNIYLAAGKTPFVPEHLQVAGGEQVWHTSHFSTALAHIRKHPAPRVAVVGSGQSAVEALLTLQDACPDLELHAISRGQLFRAVDANPYVNGFYTWESEQRFHQADQAWRGQVRAELSNSNYGVADVRLLNELARRDYDDRILGRQRLHRHSHCEILAIDEESCLLTVTLQDRQIGGRRVLNVDFIVFATGYHSDNIRDLTAPVESCVATPGQQLTPHPAAACHILIAGQNGPSSGLAEETITSLALRAGAHVSLLLHLNAHRLSPGPGVQRRPSEEAHPTGQVLVPS from the coding sequence ATGACGCCGCATCCTTCGCCTAAAGAGATTGTCATTTATGACCTGATCGGGATCGGCCTTGGTCCCGCCCAGCTCTCCTTCCTGATCGCGTGCGCTGAGCAGTCTGAATTGGCTGGTTGGAAGATGCTGCATTTGGAGCGGGGCGCTTCCTTTTCGTGGCATGCGGGCATGAGAACGGCCTACAGCATGATTCAGATGTCTTACCTGAAGGATCTGGTGACACTGCGTAATCCCCAAAGTGCGTTTACGTATATTAGCTTTTTACATGACCAGGGCCGTCTTCAGCAGGCAGCCAATCTGAACGATTACACGCCATCGAGATTCGAATATGCACAGTATCTCAGTTGGGTGTTGAACAAGCTCGCCCCCAACGTGCGTTACTCTGCCGAAGTCACCAATCTTGACAAGGTGTGCCTGCCTGAGCACGGAGAAGTCCTCCAGGTCACCTATCAAGACCCCCAGGGCCGCCGCTCCATCGAGTACACGCGGAATATTTACCTCGCGGCAGGAAAAACGCCCTTTGTTCCTGAACACTTGCAAGTCGCTGGCGGGGAGCAGGTGTGGCACACCTCGCACTTCAGCACGGCACTTGCGCACATCCGCAAACACCCGGCGCCCCGGGTGGCGGTGGTCGGCAGTGGCCAAAGTGCAGTTGAAGCACTCCTGACATTGCAAGACGCCTGTCCAGATCTCGAGTTGCACGCCATCTCTCGGGGCCAGCTGTTCCGCGCGGTTGATGCCAATCCGTATGTCAACGGCTTTTACACGTGGGAAAGTGAGCAACGTTTCCACCAGGCAGATCAGGCGTGGCGAGGGCAGGTCCGGGCCGAGCTGTCAAACTCAAACTACGGTGTCGCTGACGTCCGGCTGCTCAATGAGTTGGCCCGACGTGACTATGACGATCGCATCCTTGGTCGCCAACGCTTGCACCGACATTCCCACTGCGAAATTCTGGCCATCGATGAGGAGTCGTGCCTGCTGACTGTGACGCTGCAGGACAGGCAGATTGGTGGTCGACGCGTGCTCAACGTCGATTTTATCGTCTTTGCGACGGGGTATCACTCCGACAACATCAGGGACCTAACAGCTCCAGTCGAATCCTGCGTCGCCACCCCCGGGCAGCAGCTGACCCCTCACCCAGCTGCCGCCTGCCACATTTTGATTGCCGGTCAGAATGGGCCTTCATCCGGTCTGGCAGAAGAGACCATCACGAGCCTGGCACTGCGGGCAGGCGCCCACGTGTCCTTGCTGCTTCACCTAAATGCCCACCGGTTGTCTCCGGGCCCTGGGGTGCAGAGGCGCCCATCTGAGGAAGCCCACCCGACCGGACAAGTGCTTGTGCCATCGTGA
- a CDS encoding MFS transporter translates to MIPKPLRPLLLLSAVSRLGDQLLYVAMPLLVLAETGQPAYAILAAAARGLPYVISPFIGAVVDRYPLRTVYVAAQLIQAVAIGAIPLLKGQPSIVLLLLMISGVGGVCSSLLNFYKLIPLWTPQEQIEAAIGRFVALTDAVKVVGPLVAISIVLSIGAPAAIYADAVSFLVAALGIAFILPATQKSEVRRTSLAQDLKEGFRYFKGSPEIRRLTTAMSLSNLGIGALEVLLLTTLTHSMQIPVAQASLALSVGACAGLAGSGLTRKIFPRLGTTQRITVWLALAGVGALCLTVPHPLMFVLGFVVISFATSASNVITIAYRQSTIPSELQGRVNSIIRMFISGAVPISGILLAALGTYTLGVSQTQFVALMCILAVIVWQFGASGERQNMWTKTS, encoded by the coding sequence TTGATCCCCAAACCGCTGCGCCCCTTACTTCTCCTGTCGGCTGTCTCGCGGCTGGGCGATCAGCTGTTGTATGTCGCCATGCCTCTCCTGGTCCTAGCGGAGACGGGGCAACCGGCTTATGCCATTCTCGCGGCAGCGGCACGTGGTCTCCCCTACGTCATTTCCCCCTTTATTGGCGCTGTCGTTGATCGGTATCCTTTAAGAACCGTCTACGTTGCTGCTCAGCTCATACAGGCCGTCGCCATTGGGGCCATTCCGCTTCTGAAGGGCCAACCAAGCATCGTCTTACTCCTGCTGATGATCTCAGGGGTGGGGGGGGTATGCTCAAGCCTGCTCAACTTCTACAAGCTGATCCCACTCTGGACGCCGCAAGAGCAGATTGAAGCGGCCATAGGGCGATTTGTCGCGCTGACGGATGCTGTCAAAGTCGTGGGGCCGCTCGTTGCGATCTCGATTGTCCTCTCGATCGGTGCGCCCGCCGCTATTTATGCTGATGCCGTCAGCTTTCTGGTGGCCGCGCTGGGCATTGCGTTCATCCTGCCTGCCACCCAAAAAAGCGAAGTGAGACGGACCAGTCTCGCGCAAGATCTGAAGGAAGGCTTTCGCTACTTCAAAGGCAGTCCAGAAATCCGTCGCCTGACCACCGCCATGTCCCTGTCCAATCTGGGCATTGGCGCGCTGGAGGTCCTGCTGCTCACCACACTGACCCACAGCATGCAGATCCCAGTGGCCCAGGCCAGCCTGGCGCTGAGTGTAGGGGCGTGCGCTGGGCTGGCTGGCAGTGGGCTGACCCGAAAGATCTTTCCTCGCCTCGGAACAACACAGCGGATTACGGTCTGGCTGGCATTGGCTGGCGTTGGCGCTCTATGCCTGACCGTTCCACACCCGCTCATGTTTGTGCTCGGCTTTGTGGTGATTAGTTTTGCAACCTCAGCGAGTAATGTCATCACGATCGCGTATCGGCAGAGCACCATTCCAAGCGAACTTCAAGGACGAGTCAACTCGATTATTCGCATGTTTATATCGGGTGCTGTGCCCATTTCAGGCATTCTTTTGGCAGCCCTGGGGACCTACACTCTTGGTGTGTCTCAAACGCAGTTCGTCGCGCTGATGTGCATTCTGGCGGTGATTGTCTGGCAGTTCGGCGCCTCGGGCGAGCGACAGAACATGTGGACCAAAACATCCTAA
- a CDS encoding ATP-grasp domain-containing protein has product MSKSEISWVVLVHASDNILKTALSEELNVILLRKQNQWTSYGLTQAQVCLTVDDALENLDGLAAVLNQYPIGAVLSFMESGVLLAAALRERCGLPGTPLEAVQRLKDKALMRAHLHDRGCHHLSVAAHEVTHLSALQAHRAALQGRVIVKPVTGTGSVHIYALDPGDDVPAPLINALGQGIRFLAEPFLQGLEFSVEALTINGKHHIVAVTEKVVNEHFVEVGHCIPPRRMSPDALQGIAAAVREFLTAIGLVTGPSHTEVMWHEGRVTIIESHDRVGGDKITALVTQATGVDLIRMGLRLAAGRTVDPPPELQCLGAACVIFLTPPPGRVLSISLVPLPPELPILERRAFVHPGDVLTQVRSSKDRSGLVVASGPTPEEAFHHAQLGARSIQFSMAVDHSAHPHPVPTSRST; this is encoded by the coding sequence ATGAGCAAATCAGAGATCAGCTGGGTGGTGCTCGTGCATGCCAGCGACAACATTTTGAAGACTGCTTTGAGTGAAGAGCTCAATGTCATTCTTCTGCGGAAGCAAAACCAGTGGACGTCGTATGGCCTGACTCAAGCCCAGGTTTGTTTAACGGTTGACGATGCGCTGGAGAATCTGGATGGTCTAGCGGCCGTGCTCAACCAATACCCTATCGGTGCGGTTCTCTCGTTTATGGAGTCAGGTGTGCTCTTGGCCGCTGCTCTGCGGGAGAGGTGTGGGCTTCCGGGCACACCTCTGGAGGCAGTACAACGTCTTAAAGATAAGGCGCTGATGCGGGCACATCTCCATGACAGGGGGTGCCACCATCTGTCGGTCGCTGCCCATGAGGTGACGCATCTGTCTGCTTTGCAGGCTCACCGCGCTGCCCTTCAGGGCCGGGTGATCGTTAAACCTGTCACGGGCACTGGGAGTGTCCACATCTACGCGCTGGATCCGGGCGACGACGTTCCTGCGCCGCTCATCAATGCGCTGGGCCAAGGCATCCGCTTTCTGGCAGAACCTTTTCTCCAGGGCTTGGAATTCAGTGTAGAGGCCCTCACGATCAACGGCAAACACCACATTGTTGCCGTGACCGAAAAGGTGGTGAACGAGCACTTTGTCGAAGTGGGCCACTGCATTCCGCCGCGGCGCATGTCGCCGGACGCGCTGCAGGGCATTGCCGCTGCGGTCCGTGAGTTTCTGACCGCTATAGGCCTGGTGACTGGGCCAAGTCACACTGAAGTGATGTGGCATGAAGGCCGCGTCACCATCATCGAATCGCACGACCGCGTTGGTGGTGACAAGATCACGGCGCTGGTCACCCAGGCCACGGGTGTTGACCTTATCCGGATGGGGCTGCGTCTGGCGGCTGGGCGGACTGTTGATCCTCCGCCTGAGCTCCAGTGTCTTGGTGCCGCGTGCGTCATCTTCCTGACGCCACCTCCAGGCCGGGTGCTCAGCATTTCATTGGTGCCTCTCCCCCCAGAGCTGCCGATTCTGGAACGGCGGGCGTTCGTACATCCAGGTGACGTCCTCACTCAGGTCAGAAGTTCAAAAGATCGCAGTGGTCTGGTGGTCGCCAGTGGCCCGACCCCAGAGGAGGCGTTTCACCACGCTCAACTGGGGGCTCGAAGCATTCAGTTTTCTATGGCAGTCGATCACTCGGCACACCCCCACCCTGTGCCCACATCACGTTCAACCTGA